In Miscanthus floridulus cultivar M001 chromosome 5, ASM1932011v1, whole genome shotgun sequence, one genomic interval encodes:
- the LOC136455400 gene encoding uncharacterized protein, producing MDGDGFDAWGSQPSASGPGHAPAGLADLDLNSQAPTAEVFPGLGLYGAVLQGNADELLPGRVRGSVLPPYRPPRAGAGDAWATPASPYARQLHFGGSAAAAAGRGGGNSGVFPGGSSSGAGGVRQRAKPSSAVPGRQRTNTALRGGGGQRTNTAIRGGSGQRVPRPRAPRAPRSAVRGQASGSSAPFDIDEELEDDVEELASSGGPPVKNQIGILKTTHSFWRYLQTHTGLGRKPDGTIDAESEFWTTHTEKKQYLKRLQWGPPGNKELLDELFRGFTVDGSTAFVPGDDYGQNQEQDVGAEEEEEEFQTTPTSRSSQRSQRGKRSLSSNSSTLTSPVKKSKSPMVKIVKDIASTFKDSVKVNTTQIQKRASDKAACSVERCQELAFECGVEETVDSVYAMSKMFETEYQRQFFCGKLTPQLRLGYFKKWCRDNNLSLGGVE from the exons ATGGACGGAGACGGCTTCGACGCGTGGGGCTCGCAACCGTCGGCGAGTGGCCCTGGCCACGCTCCCGCTGGCCTCGCGGATCTCGACCTCAACTCGCAAGCGCCGACGGCGGAGGTGTTCCCGGGGCTTGGGCTCTACGGAGCCGTCCTCCAGGGCAACGCCGACGAGCTCCTCCCTGGCCGCGTCAGGGGCTCTGTCCTCCCTCCCTATCGCCCACCGCGAGCCGGAGCAGGAGACGCGTGGGCGACTCCGGCCTCACCCTACGCCCGGCAACTCCACTTTGgcgggtcggcggcggcggcagccggtCGCGGAGGAGGAAACAGTGGCGTATTCCCCGGCGGGTCGTCGTCGGGGGCAGGCGGCGTTCGTCAGCGCGCGAAACCGTCCAGCGCAGTACCCGGCCGGCAGCGCACCAACACGGCGttacgtggcggcggcggccagcgcACGAACACGGCGATCCGTGGCGGCAGCGGCCAGCGCGTACCGCGTCCCCGAGCACCGAGGGCACCGAGGAGTGCCGTCCGTGGGCAAGCATCCGGCTCCAGCGCTCCCTTCGACATCGATGAAGAATTGGAGGATGATGTGGAGGAGTTAGCGAGCTCCGGCGGACCCCCG GTGAAGAACCAAATAGGCATACTCAAAACCACCCACTCATTCTGGCGCTACTTACAAACGCACACAGGGTTAGGGAGGAAACCAGATGGAACAATTGATGCAGAGTCTGAGTTCTGGACAACACACACAGAG AAAAAACAATACCTAAAGAGGCTGCAGTGGGGTCCTCCAGGAAACAAGGAGTTGCTTGATGAACTATTCAGAGGGTTCACTGTCGATGGAAGCACAGCCTTTGTGCCTGGAGATGATTATGGTCAGAATCAGGAGCAAGATGTAGGggcagaagaggaagaggaggagttTCAAACAACACCTACAAGTAGAAGCAGCCAGAGGAGTCAGAGGGGAAAGAGGTCATTAAGCAGCAATTCAAGCACTTTGACCAGTCCAGTGAAGAAGAGCAAGAGCCCAATGGTGAAGATTGTGAAGGACATAGCCAGTACCTTCAAAGACTCTGTCAAAGTCAACACTACTCAAATACAGAAACGTGCAAGTGACAAGGCAGCATGTTCTGTCGAGAGGTGTCAGGAGCTGGCATTTGAGTGTGGCGTTGAGGAAACCGTTGACTCTGTCTATGCTATGTCCAAGATGTTCGAAACAGAGTACCAAAGGCAGTTCTTCTGTGGCAAATTAACTCCTCagcttaggttgggttacttcaaGAAATGGTGCAGGGACAACAATCTGAGCTTAGGAGGTGTTGAGTAG
- the LOC136455401 gene encoding protein ALP1-like — MIEAEEDDGGSTSEDEIISMCCNNLVEAQNLILQLVPILGMYSDNYFVKLPRRVTGDSGLDWVQETLARDTQCYNMFRVERPLFNRLHNTLVHSYGLKSSTKMTSVEALAMFLWVVGSPQSVRQAENRFRRSMETVSRTFNRVLTCLLRLAHDIIVPKDPTFLEVHPNLENPAFWPHFNDCIGAIDGTHVKVVVDKSKRVPYLNRHNETSQNVLAVCDFDMRFTFVLSGWPGSAHDMRVFKDAITTHHHKFPHPPLGKYYVVDAGYPNRPGYLSPYRCTRYHVEQWQNGPPPQGMKETFNHAHAKVRNVIERSFGVLKMKFRILLNMPRFPEDKQTRIIVACMALHNFIRESRITDREFDACDADENYNPMPSSSASAWPEDEPYVEDINMNAFRDELADTLFNGV, encoded by the exons ATGATTGAGGCAGAAGAagatgatggaggcagcacaAGTGAGGATGAGATTATATCCATgtgctgcaataatttggtggaGGCCCAGAATTTGATCTTGCAGTTGGTTCCTATCTTGGGTATGTACTCTGATAACTACTTTGTCAAACTACCTAGGAGGGTCACTGGAGACTCTGGTTTGGATTGGGTGCAGGAGACACTAGCTCGAGATACCCAATGCTACAATATGTTTAGGGTTGAGAGACCTTTATTTAACAGGTTACATAATACTTTGGTCCATTCATATGGGTTGAAGTCCAGTACAAAAATGACATCTGTAGAGGCTCTTGCTATGTTTTTATGGGTTGTTGGTTCACCACAGTCAGTTAGACAGGCTGAGAACCGTTTTAGGAGGTCTATGGAGACAGTAAGCAGAACATTTAACAGAGTTTTGACATGCCTCCTTAGGTTAGCACATGACATAATTGTACCCAAGGACCCAACTTTTTTAGAGGTGCACCCAAACTTAGAGAATCCTGCATTCTGGCCACACTTCAACGACTGCATAGGAGCTATAGATGGGACACATGTGAAGGTTGTGGTGGATAAGAGTAAGAGGGTTCCATACTTGAACAGGCACAATGAAACCAGTCAGAATGTGCTTGCTGTTTGTGATTTCGACATGAGATTTACCTTTGTGCTGTCGGGATGGCCTGGTTCAGCACATGACATGAGAGTTTTCAAAGATGCCATAACTACTCATCATCACAAATTTCCACATCCACCACTAG GGAAGTATTATGTGGTTGATGCGGGGTACCCAAACCGGCCGGGCTACCTTTCACCATACAGATGTACAAGGTACCATGTGGAGCAATGGCAAAACGGCCCGCCACCACAAGGTATGAAAGAAACCTTCAACCATGCACATGCCAAAGTTAGGAATGTCATAGAGCGATCTTTTGGAGTGTTGAAGATGAAATTTAGGATTTTGTTGAATATGCCAAGATTTCCAGAGGACAAGCAAACTAGAATTATTGTTGCTTGTATGGCTCTTCATAATTTTATTCGAGAGAGCAGAATTACGGATAGGGAATTTGATGCCTGTGATGCGGATGAAAATTATAACCCAATGCCTAGTTCTTCTGCATCAGCATGGCCAGAGGATGAACCTTATGTTGAAGATATCAATAtgaatgccttccgtgatgaGTTAGCTGATACTTTGTTTAATGGAGTGTAA
- the LOC136453690 gene encoding uncharacterized protein, translating into MCDLLKSKVGSLEFLQKLSGIQKSVDQNGAVESDTSWDIIKSVDLWEDGDLDDGYVLVKQVDVADGITSFMAAYLLSLKGTKDMSPDQLQKALRKTFSAEKKKSKIRKAWDGTKIIYNVASLGVTAVG; encoded by the exons ATGTGTGACCTTCTTAAATCTAAGGTTGGATCGCTCGAGTTCCTTCAAAAGCTCAGTGGTATTCAGAAGTCAGTAGATCAGAATGGTGCAG TGGAATCTGATACATCATGGGATATAATAAAGTCGGTGGATTTGTGGGAAGATGGTGACTTAGATGATGGATATGTTCTTGTTAAGCAGGTGGATGTGGCTGATGGGATTACTTCCTTTATGGCTGCATACTTGTTATCACTTAAAGGGACCAAG GACATGTCTCCAGATCAACTTCAGAAAG CGCTTAGGAAGACGTTTTCAGCTGAAAAGAAGAAAAGTAAAATCCGGAAGGCATGGGATGGAACTAAAATCATTTATAATGTTGCTTCATTGGGCGTTACTGCTGTTGGGTAA